DNA sequence from the Streptomyces sp. MST-110588 genome:
CACCACCACCGAGACCGGCACGGTGACCAGCGCGACCAGTGCCAGCAGCGGCGAGATCCAGAACATCATCACCAGCACGCCCAGGATCGTCAGCAGCGAGGTGACGATCTGGCTCAGGGTCTGCTGGAGGGTCTGCTGGATGTTGTCGATGTCATTGGTGGCGCGGGAGAGGACCTCGCCGCGCGGCTGCTTGTCGAAGTAGCTCAGCGGCAGCCGGGAGAGCTTGTGCTCCACCCGCTCGCGCAGGCGGAAGACGGCCCGCTGGACGACGAAGGTGGCGATCCGGGCCTGGACGAAGCCGAAGACCGAGGCGCCGACGTAGATCAGCGTCACCCACAGCAGCACCACGCCGACCGCGCCGAAGTCGATGCCCTGTCCGGGCACGACGGGCATCGTGCCGAGCATGTCGGCCAGCCCGTCCTGGCCCCGGTCCCGCAGGTGCGCCACGGCCTGGGCCTTGGTGATCCCCTCGGGAAGCCGCCGGCCGACGATGCCGGCCATGATCAGGTCGGTGGCGTGGCCCAGGACCTTGGGGCCGATGACGCTCAGCGCCACGCTCAGCGCGCCGAGCGCCAGCGCGACCGCCATGATGCCGCGCTCGGGCCGCATCTCGCGCAGCAGCCGCTTGCCGGAGCCCTTGAAGTCCATGGACTTCTCGGTCGGCTGGCCGCCCATCATGCGCGCGGGTCCGGCGGCGGGCGCGGGTCCGCGCCTCTGGGGGGCCGGGCTGCTCACGCCGCCTCCTGTTCGGTGAGCTGGGACAGGACGATCTCCCGGTACGTCTCGTTGTCCGCCATCAGTTCGGTGTGGGTACCGGTGCCCACGACCCGGCCCTCGTCCAGGACGACGATCCGGTCGGCGCCCCGGATGGTGGAGACCCGCTGCGCGACGATCACGACGGTCGCCTCCCGGGTCTCCTGGGCCAGCGCGGCCCGCAGCGCCGCGTCGGTGGCGTAGTCCAGCGCGGAGAAGGAGTCGTCGAAGAGGTAGATCTCGGGCTTGCGCACCAGCGCGCGGGCGATGGCCAGCCGCTGCCGCTGACCGCCGGAGACATTGCCGCCGCCCTGGGCGATGGGCGCCGCCAGGCCGCCTTCCAGCTTCTCGACGAAGTCGCGTGCCTGGGCGGTCTCCAGGGCGTGCCACAGCTCCTCGTCGGTGGCGTCCGGATTGCCGTAGCGCAGATTGGACGCCACGGTCCCGGAGAAGAGGTACGGCTTTTGCGGTACGAGGCCGACGGCGGTGGACAGCGTCTGCGGGTCCAGCCCGCGTACGTCCTCGCCGTCCACCAGCACCGCGCCCTCCGTCGCGTCGAACAGACGCGGAACCAGCCCCAGAAGGGTGGACTTGCCGCTGCCGGTGGAGCCGATGACGGCGGTGGTCTCGCCGGGCCGGGCGATCAGGGAGACGTCCTTGAGGACCGGCTCCTCGGCGCCGGGGAAGCGGAAGCCCACGCCCCGCAGCTCCAGTTCGCCGTGCCGGCGCAGCGCGGTGACCGGCCGCTGTGGCGGGGTGACGCTGGTGTCCGTGGCCAGCACTTCCTGGATGCGCTCGGCGCACACCTCGGCGCGCGGCAGCATCATGACCATGAACGTCGCCATCATGATCGACATGAAGATGTACATGAGGTAGCTGAGGAAGGCGGTCAGCGCGCCGATCTGCATGTCACCGCTGTCGATGCGGTGCCCGGCGAACCAGACCACGGCCACGCTGGAGAGGTTCACGATCAGCATGACCAGCGGGAACATCATCGACATCAGCCGCCCGGCCCGCACGGATATCTCGAACAGGTCGGTGTTGGCGGCGGCGAACCGCTCCTGCTCGTGCCGGTCACGGACGAAGGCGCGGATGACGCGGATACCGCTGATCTGCTCGCGCAGCACGCGGTTGACGGTGTCGATGCGCTGCTGCACACCGCGGAACAGCGGGCGCATCCTCCGTACGATCAGCGACACCAGGACCGCCAGGACCGGGACGACGACCAGGAGCAGGCCGGACAGCGGCACGTCCTGGTTGAGCGCCATCACCACACCGCCGACACACATGATCGGCGCCGCGACCATCATCGTGAACGTCATCAGCACCAGCATCTGGACCTGCTGGACGTCGTTGGTGGTGCGGGTGATCAGGGAAGGTGCGCCGAAGGTCCCCACCTCGCGGGCGGAGAAGGACTGGACACGGTCGAACACGGCGGCCCGGACGTCCCGTCCCAGGGCCATCGCGGTCCGCGCGCCGTAGAAGACGGCGCCGATCGCGCAGAGGATCTGCAGCAGGGTGACGGCGACCATCAGGCCGCCCAGGGTCAGGATGTAGCCGGTGTCCCCCTTGACCACACCGTCGTCGATGATGTCGGCGTTGAGAGTGGGCAGGTAGAGGGTGGCCAGCGTCTGTATGAGCTGAAGCAGGACGATCAAGGATATAGAGCGCCTATGGGGCCGCAGATGCGCCCGCGCGAGTCGGACCAACACACATCGAGCCTATGCGAGTGCTTGTCCGCGGCAATCGAATTAGTGCCCGGACGCGGGGCACCCGGAAAGGCTTTGCCGGAACTTGCCCGGGGCAGGGCGGTCGGGCCCGTACGCCATCATGGAGGCGGCAGCGACGGAGACACCGCACCACCAGCCGTCCCGGCCGCATGTCACCGATCACCCCACGATCCATCCCGACCACACCACGACCACCCCACGACGACGACCACGACGCACACCACGTCGCTCACGATGAAGAGGCCGCCGTGACATCAACTGGCACCGTGCGCTACTGGGCCGCGGCCAAGGCCGCCGCCGGCACGGCCGAGGAGCCGTACGCGGCGGCGACGCTCGCCGAAGCGCTGGACGCGGCGCGCGACCGGCACCGCGCCAACCCCGAGTTCGCGCGCGTCCTGACGCGCTGTTCGTTCCTGGTGGACGGCGATCCGGTCGGCACCCGCGACCACGCGGCGGTGCCCCTGGCCGAGGGCGGCACCGTCGAGGTCCTGCCGCCGTTCGCGGGAGGGTGAGGGCGACACATGAGCGAGAATCAGCCGCAGAACCAGCCGCACCATCCGTACGGCCCCTACGAGCCGTACGAGTCCTACGACTCCTACGCGCCCCGTGAGCCGTACGCGCCTCACGAGCGGGCGCCGGAGCAGCCGTACGGACAGCAGCCGGGCCACGGACAGCAGCCGGGCCCCGGGCAGCAGCCCTACGGCTCGTACGGACAGCAGGGGCACCCGCAGCAGAATCCCACCGTCTGGCCCGCGGCGGCGGGGCAGCACAGCCGGCCGGAGCCGTCCGACCGGTCCTCCTACGGGCACGACGCGTACGGCCACGACACCGGCGGCCACTCCTCCCAGGGGCGCGACGCCTACGCGCAGGGCGGCGCCGGACAGGCCGGGCAGGACGACCCGCAGACGCAGATCTGGAGCGCCCCGACGTGGGAGACCGGCTACCAGATGCCGGTGGTCCCGGGCCCGGCCGAGGAGACCGCGTACCTGCCGCGGCAGGACGGGACGCACGGGGGGCACGGCGGTCGTGGGAGCCTCGGCGCGCACGGAGCGGCGCACGGCACACCCGGAGCACAGGGTTCGCAGGCGGGCCAGGGCTCGTACGGCGGGCAGAGTGCGCAGGCAGGCCAGGGCTCGTACGGCGGGCAGGGGTCGCAAGCAGGCCAGGGCTCGTACGGCGGGCAGGGGTCGCAAGCAGGCCAGGGTTCGTACGGAGGGCAGGGGTCGTTCGGGTCGTCCGGCGCCCGCCACGGGTCGTCCGGGCCGCAGTCGACCGGCTCCCCCCGTACGCCCCACAGCATGCCGCCCGAGCAGCCCTACGCCCGGCGCACCCCCGGCAGCGGCGGCCCCTCCGTGCCCGCCCCGGCACCCGCCCCCGACCTGGCGGGGCTGGCGCCCAACCAGCGGGCCCGCGCCGAGGGCCGCTCGCCCGTCATCCCGCCCGGCCTGAAGCCCGCCGCGCTCACCGCCGCCCTGGCCCTGCTGCTGGCGGTGACCGCGCCGCTGCCCCGCCCGGTGCTCTGCGTACCGGTCGTGCTGCTCCAGGCCGTCACGGCCGCGGGGTGGTTCCGGCTCAACGGCATGTGGCCCGCCCGCCAGGGCATCGCGCTGGCC
Encoded proteins:
- a CDS encoding ABC transporter ATP-binding protein, which codes for MLVRLARAHLRPHRRSISLIVLLQLIQTLATLYLPTLNADIIDDGVVKGDTGYILTLGGLMVAVTLLQILCAIGAVFYGARTAMALGRDVRAAVFDRVQSFSAREVGTFGAPSLITRTTNDVQQVQMLVLMTFTMMVAAPIMCVGGVVMALNQDVPLSGLLLVVVPVLAVLVSLIVRRMRPLFRGVQQRIDTVNRVLREQISGIRVIRAFVRDRHEQERFAAANTDLFEISVRAGRLMSMMFPLVMLIVNLSSVAVVWFAGHRIDSGDMQIGALTAFLSYLMYIFMSIMMATFMVMMLPRAEVCAERIQEVLATDTSVTPPQRPVTALRRHGELELRGVGFRFPGAEEPVLKDVSLIARPGETTAVIGSTGSGKSTLLGLVPRLFDATEGAVLVDGEDVRGLDPQTLSTAVGLVPQKPYLFSGTVASNLRYGNPDATDEELWHALETAQARDFVEKLEGGLAAPIAQGGGNVSGGQRQRLAIARALVRKPEIYLFDDSFSALDYATDAALRAALAQETREATVVIVAQRVSTIRGADRIVVLDEGRVVGTGTHTELMADNETYREIVLSQLTEQEAA
- a CDS encoding MoaD/ThiS family protein, translating into MRYWAAAKAAAGTAEEPYAAATLAEALDAARDRHRANPEFARVLTRCSFLVDGDPVGTRDHAAVPLAEGGTVEVLPPFAGG